Proteins encoded together in one Xiphophorus maculatus strain JP 163 A chromosome 13, X_maculatus-5.0-male, whole genome shotgun sequence window:
- the sgce gene encoding epsilon-sarcoglycan isoform X2 yields the protein MLAAAATVLLGTVVTILSRSHADRNVYPSAGVLFVHVLEREHFKGEFPPYPKSGDASNDPITFNTNLKGFPDRPGWLRYIQRTPHGDGVLYGSPTAEHVGKPTVIEITAYNRRTFETARHNLVINIMATEEFPLPYQAEFYIKNMNVEEMLASEVLGDFLGAVKNVWQPERLNAINITSALDRGGRVPLPINNLKEGVYVMVGADVPFSSCLREVENPHNQLRCSQEMEPVISCDKKFRAQFHIDWCKISLVDINKVVPVYVSRPDPGTGILPEFGEYNPPSESLRSPDYFFDFLVTLAVPSAVALVLFFILGYTMCCRREGVIQLVHHSSIQKSTKELRGMSKNREISWPLSTLPVFNPVSGEVVPPIHPDNYETTSMPLMQTQANLQNQITIPQQRPSGDNYVMSTFRRLEVNGIPEERKVAEALNL from the exons tcGTCACCATCTTGTCAAGATCCCACGCAGACCGTAATGTCTATCCATCAGCTGGAGTGTTGTTTGTCCACGTGCTGGAGAGAGAGCACTTCAAAGGAGAGTTTCCTCCTTACCCCAAATCAG GTGATGCCAGCAATGATCCGATCACCTTCAACACCAACCTGAAGGGCTTCCCCGACAGACCCGGCTGGCTGCGCTACATCCAGAGGACTCCTCACGGCGACGGCGTGCTCTATGGTTCCCCCACTGCAGAGCACGTTGGCAAGCCTACTGTGATAGAG ATTACCGCCTATAACAGACGCACGTTTGAGACGGCGCGGCACAACCTGGTCATCAACATCATGGCAACAGAAG agtTCCCGCTGCCTTACCAGGCTGAGTTTTACATCAAAAACATGAACGTGGAGGAGATGCTGGCCAGCGAGGTGCTGGGAGACTTTCTGGGCGCCGTGAAGAACGTGTGGCAGCCCGAGCGGCTCAACGCTATCAACATCACGTCGGCGCTGGACCGCGGCGGCCGGGTGCCCCTGCCTATCAACAACCTAAAGGAAGG TGTGTATGTGATGGTCGGCGCTGACGTTCCCTTCTCGTCGTGCCTGCGGGAGGTGGAGAACCCACATAACCAGCTGCGCTGCAGCCAGGAGATGGAGCCTGTCATCAGCTGTGACAAGAAATTCAGAGCTCAGTTTCACATCGACTGGTGTAAGATCTCCCTG GTCGATATCAACAAAGTGGTTCCAGTGTACGTTTCCCGCCCAGATCCGGGCACAGGAATCCTGCCCGAGTTCGGAGAGTACAACCCCCCGTCGGAGTCTCTGAGGAGCCCAGACTACTTCTTTGACTTCCTGGTGACGCTGGCCGTTCCGTCCGCCGTGGCCCTCgtcctcttcttcatcctcgGCTACACTATGTGCTGCAGGCGGGAGGGGGT CAtccagctggttcaccacagcTCCATCCAGAAGTCCACCAAGGAGCTGCGGGGGATGTCCAAGAACCGTGAGATCTCCTGGCCTCTGTCCACCCTGCCCGTCTTCAACCCGGTCAGCGGGGAGGTGGTGCCCCCCATTCACCCCGACAACTACGAGACCACCAGCATGCCTCTCATGCAGACACAGGC gAATCTGCAGAATCAGATTACAATACCACAGCAGAGGCCATCAG GAGATAATTATGTCATGTCAACATTTCGAAGACTGGAG GTAAATGGTATCCCTGAGGAAAGGAAGGTGGCTGAAGCCCTTAACCTATGA
- the sgce gene encoding epsilon-sarcoglycan isoform X1, whose translation MLAAAATVLLGTVVTILSRSHADRNVYPSAGVLFVHVLEREHFKGEFPPYPKSGDASNDPITFNTNLKGFPDRPGWLRYIQRTPHGDGVLYGSPTAEHVGKPTVIEITAYNRRTFETARHNLVINIMATEEFPLPYQAEFYIKNMNVEEMLASEVLGDFLGAVKNVWQPERLNAINITSALDRGGRVPLPINNLKEGVYVMVGADVPFSSCLREVENPHNQLRCSQEMEPVISCDKKFRAQFHIDWCKISLVDINKVVPVYVSRPDPGTGILPEFGEYNPPSESLRSPDYFFDFLVTLAVPSAVALVLFFILGYTMCCRREGVEKRNMQTPAIQLVHHSSIQKSTKELRGMSKNREISWPLSTLPVFNPVSGEVVPPIHPDNYETTSMPLMQTQANLQNQITIPQQRPSGDNYVMSTFRRLEVNGIPEERKVAEALNL comes from the exons tcGTCACCATCTTGTCAAGATCCCACGCAGACCGTAATGTCTATCCATCAGCTGGAGTGTTGTTTGTCCACGTGCTGGAGAGAGAGCACTTCAAAGGAGAGTTTCCTCCTTACCCCAAATCAG GTGATGCCAGCAATGATCCGATCACCTTCAACACCAACCTGAAGGGCTTCCCCGACAGACCCGGCTGGCTGCGCTACATCCAGAGGACTCCTCACGGCGACGGCGTGCTCTATGGTTCCCCCACTGCAGAGCACGTTGGCAAGCCTACTGTGATAGAG ATTACCGCCTATAACAGACGCACGTTTGAGACGGCGCGGCACAACCTGGTCATCAACATCATGGCAACAGAAG agtTCCCGCTGCCTTACCAGGCTGAGTTTTACATCAAAAACATGAACGTGGAGGAGATGCTGGCCAGCGAGGTGCTGGGAGACTTTCTGGGCGCCGTGAAGAACGTGTGGCAGCCCGAGCGGCTCAACGCTATCAACATCACGTCGGCGCTGGACCGCGGCGGCCGGGTGCCCCTGCCTATCAACAACCTAAAGGAAGG TGTGTATGTGATGGTCGGCGCTGACGTTCCCTTCTCGTCGTGCCTGCGGGAGGTGGAGAACCCACATAACCAGCTGCGCTGCAGCCAGGAGATGGAGCCTGTCATCAGCTGTGACAAGAAATTCAGAGCTCAGTTTCACATCGACTGGTGTAAGATCTCCCTG GTCGATATCAACAAAGTGGTTCCAGTGTACGTTTCCCGCCCAGATCCGGGCACAGGAATCCTGCCCGAGTTCGGAGAGTACAACCCCCCGTCGGAGTCTCTGAGGAGCCCAGACTACTTCTTTGACTTCCTGGTGACGCTGGCCGTTCCGTCCGCCGTGGCCCTCgtcctcttcttcatcctcgGCTACACTATGTGCTGCAGGCGGGAGGGGGT ggaaaaaagaaacatgcaaacaccaGC CAtccagctggttcaccacagcTCCATCCAGAAGTCCACCAAGGAGCTGCGGGGGATGTCCAAGAACCGTGAGATCTCCTGGCCTCTGTCCACCCTGCCCGTCTTCAACCCGGTCAGCGGGGAGGTGGTGCCCCCCATTCACCCCGACAACTACGAGACCACCAGCATGCCTCTCATGCAGACACAGGC gAATCTGCAGAATCAGATTACAATACCACAGCAGAGGCCATCAG GAGATAATTATGTCATGTCAACATTTCGAAGACTGGAG GTAAATGGTATCCCTGAGGAAAGGAAGGTGGCTGAAGCCCTTAACCTATGA
- the sgce gene encoding epsilon-sarcoglycan isoform X3: MLAAAATVLLGTVVTILSRSHADRNVYPSAGVLFVHVLEREHFKGEFPPYPKSGDASNDPITFNTNLKGFPDRPGWLRYIQRTPHGDGVLYGSPTAEHVGKPTVIEITAYNRRTFETARHNLVINIMATEEFPLPYQAEFYIKNMNVEEMLASEVLGDFLGAVKNVWQPERLNAINITSALDRGGRVPLPINNLKEGVYVMVGADVPFSSCLREVENPHNQLRCSQEMEPVISCDKKFRAQFHIDWCKISLVDINKVVPVYVSRPDPGTGILPEFGEYNPPSESLRSPDYFFDFLVTLAVPSAVALVLFFILGYTMCCRREGVEKRNMQTPAIQLVHHSSIQKSTKELRGMSKNREISWPLSTLPVFNPVSGEVVPPIHPDNYETTSMPLMQTQANLQNQITIPQQRPSGKWYP; this comes from the exons tcGTCACCATCTTGTCAAGATCCCACGCAGACCGTAATGTCTATCCATCAGCTGGAGTGTTGTTTGTCCACGTGCTGGAGAGAGAGCACTTCAAAGGAGAGTTTCCTCCTTACCCCAAATCAG GTGATGCCAGCAATGATCCGATCACCTTCAACACCAACCTGAAGGGCTTCCCCGACAGACCCGGCTGGCTGCGCTACATCCAGAGGACTCCTCACGGCGACGGCGTGCTCTATGGTTCCCCCACTGCAGAGCACGTTGGCAAGCCTACTGTGATAGAG ATTACCGCCTATAACAGACGCACGTTTGAGACGGCGCGGCACAACCTGGTCATCAACATCATGGCAACAGAAG agtTCCCGCTGCCTTACCAGGCTGAGTTTTACATCAAAAACATGAACGTGGAGGAGATGCTGGCCAGCGAGGTGCTGGGAGACTTTCTGGGCGCCGTGAAGAACGTGTGGCAGCCCGAGCGGCTCAACGCTATCAACATCACGTCGGCGCTGGACCGCGGCGGCCGGGTGCCCCTGCCTATCAACAACCTAAAGGAAGG TGTGTATGTGATGGTCGGCGCTGACGTTCCCTTCTCGTCGTGCCTGCGGGAGGTGGAGAACCCACATAACCAGCTGCGCTGCAGCCAGGAGATGGAGCCTGTCATCAGCTGTGACAAGAAATTCAGAGCTCAGTTTCACATCGACTGGTGTAAGATCTCCCTG GTCGATATCAACAAAGTGGTTCCAGTGTACGTTTCCCGCCCAGATCCGGGCACAGGAATCCTGCCCGAGTTCGGAGAGTACAACCCCCCGTCGGAGTCTCTGAGGAGCCCAGACTACTTCTTTGACTTCCTGGTGACGCTGGCCGTTCCGTCCGCCGTGGCCCTCgtcctcttcttcatcctcgGCTACACTATGTGCTGCAGGCGGGAGGGGGT ggaaaaaagaaacatgcaaacaccaGC CAtccagctggttcaccacagcTCCATCCAGAAGTCCACCAAGGAGCTGCGGGGGATGTCCAAGAACCGTGAGATCTCCTGGCCTCTGTCCACCCTGCCCGTCTTCAACCCGGTCAGCGGGGAGGTGGTGCCCCCCATTCACCCCGACAACTACGAGACCACCAGCATGCCTCTCATGCAGACACAGGC gAATCTGCAGAATCAGATTACAATACCACAGCAGAGGCCATCAG GTAAATGGTATCCCTGA
- the casd1 gene encoding N-acetylneuraminate 9-O-acetyltransferase: METEEEAVLHEPKRTGGVAPPPLLDDTAACCHGGAKMAVLAYSRGKREINQYFTIKNAKLISLAAVLLLLLFHTALRHYGGGDSCEWLLSKGRYLGENAWQPYGCMMHKYKSIEAKTCLSKKRVVFAGDSRIRQLFYSFVKIIEPERTEDGNKHEDIFFQDEKSSLNVNFLWYPEANNSMKDRVVSWTHETAAKPDVVVLGAATWSIKLHSGSSETLQQYKANLTAIAVHLDKLAEHAEIYWVLQDPVYEDTLSENRKMITNQQLDLYNQAAMEVLNSSKYSRRSRVKLLAAAREAALETIINSVDGLHLPEGTRNVGAMVLMNSLCNKLLRPIDGSCCQPISPPNLIQKLSACFFLGAAVVFVVLHVLGCNRHRRHATPDVESLEEKKPATAAAPLGPKAPFQALCRMGVIMLYFYLCDRADVFMKEQKFYTHSAFFIPLIYIFVLGVFYSENTKEAKLLNREQTDEWKGWMQLVILIYHVSGASAFVPVYMHVRVLVAAYLFQTGYGHFSFFWLKGDFGLYRVCQVLFRLNFLVVVLCIVMDRPYQFYYFVPLVTFWFVLIYATMAIWPQILQKRTNSSGIWHLGILAKLLGLLLIICFFAFSQSLFMSVFSVWPVSKLFELNGSVHEWWFRWQLDRFAVIHGMVFAFIYLVLQKRQVLSEGKGEALFPAKISNLLLFFSVVSFITYSIWASNCKTKTECNEMHPYISVVQILAFILIRNIPGYARSVYSSFFSWFGKISLELFICQYHIWLAADTKGILVLIPGNPSLNILVSTFIFVCVAHEVSVITNDLAQVVIPKDSMALLKRLGAMGVLSLFVLMSQLLTPGT; this comes from the exons ATGGAGACCGAAGAGGAGGCAGTGCTGCATGAGCCGAAGCGGACAGGTGGTGTtgcgccgccgccgctgctggaCGACACAGCTGCCTGTTGTCATGGAGGAGCAAAGATGGCGGTCCTGGCCTATAGCCGGGGCAAACgcgaaataaatcaatattttacaaTCAAGAATGCTAAATTGATATCACTGGCGGCGGTGCTTTTGCTGCTCTTGTTCCACACGGCTTTGCGGCATTACGGAG GTGGAGACTCATGTGAATGGCTGCTGTCCAAAGGACGCTACTTGGGGGAGAATGCATGGCAGCCTTATGGCTGTATGATGCACAAATACAAAAGCAT TGAAGCCAAAACATGCCTTTCCAAGAAAAGGGTGGTCTTTGCCGGTGACTCACGAATCAGGCAGCTATTTTACTCCTTCGTCAAAATTATCGAACCTGAGAGGACAGAAGATGGAAACAAG CATGAGGACATCTTCTTTCAAGATGAGAAGTCCTCTCTTAATGTG aacTTCCTTTGGTATCCAGAGGCAAATAACTCGATGAAGGACCGCGTGGTGTCATGGACGCAT GAGACCGCTGCGAAACCTGATGTTGTTGTCCTCGGAGCGGCAACT TGGTCCATCAAGTTGCACAGTGGCAGCAGCGAAACCCTGCAGCAGTACAAAGCAAATCTGACAGCAATTGCTGTGCATCTGGATAAACTGGCTGAGCATGCGGAGATCTACTGGGTCCTGCAAG ATCCGGTATACGAGGACACGTTGAGTGAGAACAGGAAGATGATCACCAACCAACAGCTTGACCTGTACAATCAAGCGGCGATGGAGGTGCTCAACAGCAGCAAGTACAGCAGGAGGTCTCGGGTCAAGCTGCTGGCGGCGGCCCGTGAGGCTGCTCTGGAAACGATCATAAACTCAGTCGATGGTTTACACCTACCAGAGGGCACCAGGAATGTG GGAGCCATGGTCCTCATGAACTCCCTTTGCAACAAGCTGCTGAGGCCCATCGACGGCTCCTGCTGCCAGCCCATTTCCCCGCCAAACCTCATCCAGAAACTGTCAGCTTGTTTCTTCCTGGGAGCAGCCGTCGTCTTCGTGGTCCTCCACGTCCTCGGCTGCAACCGCCATCGCCGGCATGCCACTCCCGACGTGGAGAGCCTCGAGGAGAAGAAGCCTGCCACTGCGGCCGCGCCCCTCGGACCAAAGGCTCCTTTCCAGGCTCTCTGCAGGATGGGCGTCATAATGTTGTACTTCTACCTGTGCGACCGAGCTGATGTGTTCATGAAGGAGCAGAAGTTCTACACACACTCGGCGTTCTTCATCCCTCTCATCTACATATTTGTGCTGGGAGTGTTTTACAGTGAGAACACCAAGGAG GCCAAGTTGCTCAACCGAGAGCAAACGGATGAATGGAAAGGCTGGATGCAGTTGGTTATTCTTATCTACCATGTTTCGGGAGCAAGTGCT TTTGTTCCTGTGTACATGCACGTGCGTGTATTGGTAGCAGCATACCTGTTTCAGACTGGCTATGgacacttttcctttttctggcTCAAAGGAGACTTTGGACTTTATAGAGTGTGTCAG GTGTTGTTCCGGCTAAACTTCCTTGTGGTGGTACTTTGCATTGTAATGGACAGACCATACCAGTTCTACTACTTTGTCCCCTTGGTCACATTCTGGTTTGTTCTCATCTACGCCACAATGGCCATTTGGCCTCAGATCCTTCAAAAGAGGACTAACA GTAGTGGTATCTGGCATCTTGGCATTCTGGCCAAGTTACTGGGCCTGTTGCTGATTATCTGCTTCTTTGCCTTCTCACAG AGTCTGTTCATGAGCGTGTTCTCAGTGTGGCCCGTCTCTAAGCTGTTTGAGCTGAACGGAAGTGTCCATGAGTGGTGGTTCAGATGGCAGCTGGACCGATTT GCTGTGATTCATGGCATGGTGTTTGCCTTCATCTACCTGGTGCTGCAGAAGCGTCAGGTGTTGTCTGAGGGGAAAGGAGAAGCTCTTTTCCCTGCAAAGATTTCCAACTTGCTCCTTTTCTTCTCGGTGGTTTCCTTCATA ACATACTCAATATGGGCGAGCAACTGCAAAACCAAAACGGAGTGCAATGAGATGCACCCTTACATCTCTGTGGTCCAG ATTTTGGCCTTCATTCTTATCAGGAACATTCCTGGCTACGCTCGCTCTGTTTACAGCTCGTTCTTTTCATGGTTCGGAAAGATCTCCCTGGAG CTGTTCATATGTCAGTACCATATCTGGCTTGCGGCAGACACCAAGGGAATCCTGGTCCTGATCCCGGGCAACCCTTCGCTCAACATCTTGGTGAGCACCTTCATCTTCGTTTGTGTAGCTCATGAGGTTTCTGTCATCACCAACGACCTGGCTCAGGTGGTGATCCCCAAAGACAGCATGGCCCTGCTGAAGAGACTGGGAGCTATGGGGGTCCTGAGTTTATTTGTTCTGATGTCCCAGCTCCTCACACCTGGAACTTAA